The proteins below are encoded in one region of Aquisphaera giovannonii:
- a CDS encoding pyridoxine 5'-phosphate synthase, with the protein MIRLGVNIDHVATLRQARGGREPDPVWAAALAELGGADGITIHLREDRRHIQDRDLRILRQTVQVRLNLELAVAPEVVDLALETRPDQVTLVPERREELTTEGGLDILGHRDRVRDVAARFLDSGIEVALFLDPDPAQLHAALDLGVHAVELHTGRYANSAEGGPRGRELRALGEAAAIINGGGVALHAGHGLNYRNVLPVAALPRMSELNIGHSIVSRAIFVGMERAVGEMRDAMNGRPPRD; encoded by the coding sequence ATGATCCGCCTGGGTGTGAATATCGATCATGTCGCGACGCTGAGGCAGGCGCGGGGGGGCCGTGAGCCGGACCCGGTCTGGGCGGCAGCCCTCGCCGAGCTCGGCGGGGCCGACGGGATCACGATCCACCTCCGCGAGGATCGCCGGCACATCCAGGACCGCGACCTGCGGATCCTCCGCCAGACCGTCCAGGTCCGTCTGAATCTGGAGCTGGCCGTCGCCCCCGAGGTCGTCGACCTGGCCCTCGAGACCCGCCCCGACCAGGTCACCCTCGTGCCGGAGCGGCGAGAGGAGCTGACGACCGAGGGGGGCCTCGACATCCTCGGCCATCGCGACCGGGTCCGGGACGTCGCGGCGCGCTTCCTCGACTCGGGCATCGAGGTCGCGCTCTTCCTGGATCCGGATCCGGCGCAACTCCATGCCGCGCTCGACCTCGGCGTCCACGCCGTCGAGCTGCACACGGGCCGATACGCCAATAGCGCGGAGGGCGGGCCGCGGGGCCGCGAGCTCCGCGCCCTCGGCGAGGCGGCGGCCATCATCAATGGTGGCGGGGTGGCGCTGCACGCGGGCCACGGGCTGAACTACCGCAACGTCCTCCCCGTCGCCGCACTGCCGCGGATGAGCGAGCTGAACATCGGCCACAGCATCGTCTCCCGCGCGATCTTCGTCGGCATGGAGAGGGCCGTCGGC